In the genome of Photobacterium sp. TLY01, one region contains:
- a CDS encoding Fe(3+) ABC transporter substrate-binding protein — translation MKKLLASAVLLGLSSPQMVQAAEEVNVYSLRQPFLIEPMLKEFTDETGIQVNVKFAKDGIAEKLAQEGEYSPADVILTVDISRLAELSDKGLVQAVDSDVIDKNVPAQYRDSDDEWFALTLRTRSVYSSRERVGRLPASFDYLDLAKPEWKGKICTRSGKHPYNISLVSSMIAHYGEAETKTWLEGVKANLARKPQGNDRGQVKAVKEGLCDLAIGNSYYLGNMLSDENQKSWAEAVYINFPGQQANGTHVNISGMAMAKYAPNKANAQKLMEFLTSDKAQHMYAEVNFEYPVKAGVERSELVASWGDFKADTLPLEKVAEYHNAATKLLDEVQFDL, via the coding sequence ATGAAAAAACTGCTCGCTTCTGCTGTATTACTTGGTCTGTCGTCACCGCAAATGGTTCAGGCGGCCGAAGAAGTCAACGTCTACTCTCTACGCCAGCCGTTTTTGATTGAGCCGATGCTGAAAGAATTTACGGATGAAACCGGCATTCAGGTCAACGTAAAATTTGCCAAAGATGGCATTGCTGAAAAACTGGCTCAGGAAGGCGAATACAGCCCGGCCGATGTGATTCTGACCGTTGACATCAGCCGTCTGGCAGAATTGAGCGATAAAGGCCTGGTTCAGGCGGTTGACAGTGATGTGATTGACAAGAATGTTCCGGCTCAGTACCGCGATTCTGATGATGAGTGGTTTGCCTTGACGTTACGTACCCGCAGTGTGTACTCATCCAGAGAACGTGTCGGCCGTCTGCCAGCCAGTTTTGATTATCTGGATCTGGCGAAACCTGAGTGGAAAGGCAAAATCTGCACCCGCTCCGGTAAGCACCCTTACAATATTTCCCTGGTCTCCTCGATGATTGCCCATTACGGCGAAGCGGAAACCAAAACCTGGCTTGAAGGTGTGAAGGCGAACCTGGCGCGTAAACCTCAGGGTAACGACCGTGGTCAGGTGAAAGCGGTGAAAGAAGGCCTGTGTGATCTGGCCATTGGTAACAGCTACTACCTGGGCAATATGCTGAGTGATGAAAACCAGAAATCATGGGCAGAAGCGGTTTACATTAACTTCCCGGGCCAGCAGGCGAACGGTACTCATGTCAATATCAGTGGGATGGCAATGGCTAAGTATGCGCCGAATAAAGCCAATGCCCAGAAACTGATGGAATTCCTGACATCAGACAAAGCCCAGCACATGTACGCTGAAGTGAACTTTGAATACCCGGTGAAAGCGGGTGTCGAGCGCTCAGAGCTGGTGGCATCCTGGGGGGATTTCAAGGCTGATACACTGCCACTGGAGAAGGTTGCTGAGTATCACAATGCTGCGACCAAACTGCTGGATGAAGTGCAGTTTGATCTGTAA